The bacterium genome window below encodes:
- a CDS encoding glycosyltransferase family 2 protein: protein MRTPLVSIIMSSFNSEYFIKKCVDSLLEQTYKNLEIIIFEDCSTDKTRNILETYNDKRLKIIYNDSNHGLTSNLNKAIKVSTGKYIARMDSDDISYKNRIEVQVKYMEKHKKIDILGTQIKALGLVGYQRKYPKKHEEIKAALLFNNPMAHPTIMIRSNSININPLYDNNTLKAQDYELWTRLIHEKRFHNLNKKLLFYRVHDQQISKKNTESQHMFANKARFDLLKRNGLSDDDIRKIFYIETLNTLTKKNLNEYKNLFAKISINYVKNKKVLYKQVRIKMYNLIIASNNTAFEKIQMMITKDFTFYALSTLRVFITRRK, encoded by the coding sequence ATGAGAACCCCACTGGTTAGTATAATAATGTCATCTTTTAATTCAGAGTATTTTATAAAGAAGTGTGTCGATAGTTTATTAGAACAGACTTACAAAAATTTAGAAATAATAATTTTTGAAGACTGTTCAACTGATAAAACACGTAACATACTAGAAACTTATAATGATAAGAGATTGAAAATTATTTACAATGACTCAAATCATGGTCTAACTTCAAACTTGAATAAAGCTATTAAGGTTTCTACTGGTAAGTATATCGCACGAATGGATTCTGATGATATTTCTTACAAGAATAGAATTGAGGTTCAAGTTAAATACATGGAGAAGCATAAAAAAATTGACATTTTAGGTACACAAATCAAAGCGTTGGGTTTAGTAGGATATCAAAGGAAATATCCAAAAAAACATGAAGAGATAAAAGCTGCACTACTATTTAATAACCCAATGGCTCATCCAACAATAATGATAAGATCAAATAGTATCAATATTAACCCACTGTACGATAATAATACTCTTAAAGCACAAGACTATGAACTATGGACTAGACTCATCCATGAAAAAAGATTTCATAATTTAAACAAAAAACTTTTGTTTTATCGAGTTCATGACCAGCAAATAAGTAAAAAAAATACAGAGAGTCAACATATGTTTGCCAATAAAGCGCGATTTGATCTATTAAAAAGAAATGGGTTAAGTGATGATGATATCAGGAAAATATTTTATATTGAGACACTAAATACTCTAACAAAAAAAAATCTAAATGAATACAAAAACTTATTTGCTAAGATATCAATAAATTATGTAAAGAACAAAAAAGTATTATATAAGCAAGTGAGAATAAAGATGTATAATTTAATAATAGCAAGCAATAATACTGCTTTTGAAAAAATTCAGATGATGATCACAAAAGATTTCACATTTTATGCACTTAGTACATTAAGAGTGTTTATAACCAGAAGGAAGTAG
- the wzy gene encoding O-antigen polysaccharide polymerase Wzy produces MNNTKTINLYIAIVNLFFMFFIFIFSLSNNNLYTASLIAFLSFTIFIFSHFLTKGKVLDIYFIFVVLTYLFHFGQLFLLVFNFDIILPDKFNILRYDSNIIVESTYFALFLTKIIEITGQFYKLFHNNSKIFLNENAISKYSTKRDFGFFSLMLLITIIPYFYVDITQIFLSQQFGYVEAYKFGNAYILSILNNMFLIVFIGFVITHKNKLLGKYILISFIFWNVFKMLMVGNRSLPMAIILMCIFIYYYYFKYSFRRLKVTHLIFILLLLLLLPYIAQIRNVTGSNSIVSNFIFYISYNNPLIYMFSEFGGTLLTLIHTFEFVPESIQYANGLTYLGSTMILLPFSSILFGDFFNQYISIGENMNTFFGGGLGGSYVAELYYNFGYFSLISGIFISLILNKISIKFRENGLSKKPMNVTLFFYLLIPLFIYPRGYFYTFITYFNVYIYVYVIYFFYTKILYIKGN; encoded by the coding sequence ATGAATAATACTAAAACTATAAATCTATATATTGCAATTGTGAACTTATTTTTTATGTTTTTTATATTTATTTTTTCACTGTCAAACAACAATTTGTACACTGCATCACTTATCGCTTTTCTATCATTCACAATATTTATTTTTTCCCATTTTTTGACTAAAGGAAAGGTTTTGGATATTTATTTCATTTTTGTTGTCCTTACATATTTGTTCCATTTTGGCCAGCTTTTTCTTCTAGTATTCAATTTTGACATTATTTTACCCGATAAATTTAATATTCTAAGGTACGACAGCAATATTATTGTCGAAAGCACATATTTTGCGTTGTTTTTAACAAAAATAATTGAAATTACAGGCCAATTTTATAAACTTTTTCACAATAATAGCAAAATATTTTTAAATGAAAATGCAATATCTAAATATTCCACTAAAAGAGATTTCGGATTCTTTTCATTAATGTTGCTTATTACAATTATTCCTTATTTCTATGTTGACATCACTCAAATTTTTCTCTCACAACAGTTTGGTTACGTAGAAGCATATAAATTTGGCAATGCATATATATTATCTATCTTAAATAATATGTTTCTCATTGTTTTTATAGGATTTGTTATTACCCACAAAAACAAATTACTAGGTAAATATATTCTAATTTCTTTTATTTTTTGGAATGTATTTAAGATGCTAATGGTTGGGAATAGATCTTTACCAATGGCAATAATACTAATGTGTATTTTTATCTATTACTATTATTTTAAGTATTCATTTCGTCGATTAAAAGTAACTCACCTAATATTCATATTATTACTACTATTGCTATTACCTTACATTGCTCAAATAAGAAATGTAACTGGCTCAAATAGCATAGTTTCTAATTTTATCTTTTATATTTCATATAACAACCCTTTGATTTATATGTTTTCAGAGTTTGGAGGAACGTTATTAACTCTAATACATACATTTGAATTTGTCCCTGAAAGTATTCAGTATGCAAATGGATTGACATATCTTGGATCAACAATGATTTTACTGCCTTTCTCTTCAATACTATTTGGAGATTTTTTCAATCAATACATATCAATAGGAGAAAATATGAATACTTTTTTTGGAGGTGGTCTTGGTGGATCATATGTGGCTGAATTATATTATAATTTTGGATATTTTAGCCTAATTTCCGGGATATTCATATCATTAATTCTCAATAAAATTAGCATAAAATTTAGAGAAAATGGTCTTTCGAAAAAACCAATGAATGTGACGTTATTTTTTTACTTACTAATTCCTCTTTTCATATACCCACGAGGTTATTTTTACACTTTTATTACCTATTTTAATGTATATATCTATGTGTATGTCATATACTTTTTTTACACTAAAATACTGTATATCAAAGGTAATTAA
- a CDS encoding glycosyltransferase, translated as MKKLLIVIDSFRIGGITSSLESLVYLIKKNFNYNIYIQVLNNDIVSIDNVHIIRTKKFVEVNYLSLNEARNKDLLTFIIFLFVKSLKTLFGEKPVKYLTFFLTRKSSFDIVVSFANDIYDKHRQVLLTNLYSKLAVKSLKRVGWIHADPQDICITDKIANETYKKFDFIVAVSNFQKSKIASICPSILTKLISIKNFVNCENLIEKSNLSMPFTIDNKVKILTVARVEFKTKALDRIITIVNKLLESNIKNFDWNIIGDGVDFNILKKMVEDHKLENYIHLLGEKSNPYPYMKYSDLFVLPSKFEAFPMVIIESQCLKLPSLITKYPSSIEQISHGINGIIVENNVQDIFEQLLIILSDKKYIRFKKNLMSTTFENDKDSLKNLEIVLRT; from the coding sequence ATGAAAAAGTTACTTATAGTAATAGATTCTTTTCGCATTGGAGGAATAACTTCATCATTAGAATCATTAGTTTATCTGATTAAGAAAAACTTCAATTACAATATCTATATTCAAGTTTTGAACAACGATATTGTTTCTATTGATAATGTTCATATTATTCGAACAAAAAAGTTTGTAGAGGTTAATTATTTGTCCTTAAATGAAGCCAGAAATAAGGATTTGCTTACATTTATTATATTTCTATTTGTTAAATCTCTAAAAACGCTATTTGGTGAAAAACCTGTAAAATATCTTACTTTCTTTTTGACAAGAAAAAGTAGTTTTGATATTGTCGTGTCTTTTGCAAATGATATATATGATAAGCATCGACAGGTGTTATTAACAAATCTATATTCCAAATTAGCTGTAAAATCTTTAAAAAGGGTTGGTTGGATTCACGCAGACCCACAAGACATTTGCATTACGGACAAAATAGCAAACGAAACATACAAAAAATTTGATTTTATTGTAGCTGTTTCTAACTTTCAAAAATCGAAAATTGCAAGTATATGCCCCTCAATTCTGACTAAACTTATTTCAATCAAAAATTTCGTAAATTGCGAGAATCTAATCGAGAAAAGCAACCTAAGTATGCCTTTCACAATTGACAATAAAGTCAAAATATTAACTGTCGCTAGAGTCGAATTTAAAACAAAAGCATTAGACAGAATCATCACGATTGTCAATAAACTATTAGAATCCAACATAAAAAATTTTGATTGGAACATTATCGGTGACGGAGTGGATTTTAATATTTTAAAAAAAATGGTTGAAGATCATAAATTAGAGAACTACATTCATTTGCTTGGAGAAAAATCAAATCCTTATCCGTATATGAAATACTCTGATTTATTTGTCCTTCCATCAAAATTTGAGGCTTTTCCAATGGTAATTATTGAGTCACAGTGCCTTAAACTTCCCTCACTAATAACTAAATATCCCTCATCCATAGAGCAAATTTCACACGGTATAAACGGAATAATAGTCGAAAATAATGTGCAAGATATATTTGAACAGCTCCTAATTATTTTATCAGATAAAAAATATATTAGATTTAAGAAAAACCTAATGAGCACAACTTTTGAAAATGACAAAGATTCACTTAAAAACTTAGAGATTGTTTTGAGGACTTAA
- a CDS encoding acyltransferase: protein MRKIKKIISRIKLSVIKKLIYINTSFYMFHFTKYLKRIGINVIGIPKFISSDVYFDGKDYSLITLGDNITISREVMFLTHDYSINVVNGANGNFVRRLKGEKYTINPITIGDNVFIGARVSLLPGSKIGNNCIIGACSVVKGNIPDNSIVIGNPCRIIKKIDSFENQLENHKISIHEED, encoded by the coding sequence ATGAGAAAAATAAAAAAAATAATCAGTAGAATTAAACTTTCGGTTATAAAAAAACTTATTTACATTAATACAAGTTTTTATATGTTCCATTTTACAAAATACCTTAAAAGAATTGGAATCAATGTTATTGGAATCCCTAAGTTTATATCATCAGATGTTTATTTTGACGGTAAAGATTACTCCTTGATTACACTTGGAGACAATATTACCATATCAAGAGAAGTGATGTTTCTAACACATGATTACTCAATAAATGTAGTAAATGGAGCAAATGGGAATTTTGTACGAAGACTTAAGGGAGAGAAATATACTATAAATCCCATAACTATAGGAGATAACGTTTTTATTGGTGCACGAGTATCCCTTTTACCAGGTTCAAAAATAGGAAACAATTGTATAATAGGAGCTTGCTCTGTAGTTAAAGGAAACATTCCAGACAATTCAATAGTAATCGGTAATCCTTGTAGGATTATTAAGAAAATTGATTCGTTTGAGAATCAGTTAGAAAATCACAAGATTTCAATCCATGAGGAGGACTAA
- a CDS encoding glycosyltransferase: MRIIQINSVFGRGSTGRIAANIHNFLKQEGYESYVFYGRGKKSKQDNVKKFGNNISFIIHVILSRLFDMHGLSSHHSTKKMIKNIDSIRPDVIHLHNIHGYYLNFNLLFKYLKKNFDGKIIWTLHDCWSFTGHCAYYTFANCDKWNTKCHDCPEIKSYPKSLTDHSEKNFIMKKKTFSGLKNLTIVTPSLWLNLELNKSFLSQYNKMVINNGVDTSIFTKRVSALRERFNIQKKFIILGVANIWDKRKGLKYLIELSKIISDTEVIIIIGLTKSQIRVLPKNVIGIERTENSIELAEFYSISDVYVNPTLEDNYPTTNLEALCCETPVITFNTGGSPEMVGMNGIILNEKTANMIYDAILRIKDGSIRFNFIKNDQLDFKYSTRKYINLYIQ, encoded by the coding sequence ATGCGAATTATTCAAATTAATTCTGTATTTGGAAGAGGAAGTACTGGAAGAATTGCAGCTAATATCCATAATTTTTTGAAACAAGAAGGGTATGAAAGTTATGTTTTTTATGGACGCGGAAAGAAAAGCAAACAAGACAATGTGAAAAAATTTGGAAACAATATTTCATTCATCATTCATGTAATCTTATCTAGATTATTTGATATGCATGGATTATCCTCTCATCATTCAACAAAAAAAATGATCAAAAACATAGATAGTATTAGACCCGATGTAATCCATTTGCATAATATTCATGGTTATTATCTAAACTTCAATTTGCTATTTAAATATTTAAAAAAGAATTTCGATGGAAAAATCATATGGACTTTACATGATTGTTGGTCTTTTACTGGTCATTGTGCCTATTATACATTTGCTAACTGTGATAAATGGAACACTAAATGTCATGATTGCCCAGAGATCAAATCATACCCCAAAAGTTTAACAGATCATTCCGAAAAGAATTTCATAATGAAGAAAAAGACTTTTAGCGGACTAAAGAACTTAACTATAGTGACACCTTCACTCTGGCTGAATCTTGAATTAAATAAATCTTTTTTGTCACAATACAACAAAATGGTTATCAACAATGGTGTTGATACTTCTATATTTACAAAAAGAGTTTCAGCTCTAAGAGAAAGGTTTAATATACAAAAAAAATTTATCATTTTAGGTGTTGCAAACATCTGGGATAAGCGTAAAGGACTTAAATACCTTATAGAACTTTCTAAGATTATTTCAGATACAGAAGTGATAATAATAATTGGTTTGACTAAATCTCAAATAAGAGTTTTACCAAAAAATGTTATTGGAATTGAGCGAACCGAAAATTCGATTGAACTTGCAGAGTTCTATTCTATATCCGATGTATATGTCAATCCAACTCTTGAAGATAATTATCCAACAACAAATTTAGAGGCACTATGTTGTGAAACTCCAGTAATAACATTTAATACTGGTGGGAGTCCAGAAATGGTTGGAATGAATGGCATTATTTTGAATGAAAAAACGGCAAATATGATTTATGATGCAATATTAAGAATTAAAGATGGATCAATTAGATTTAATTTTATAAAAAATGATCAATTAGACTTCAAGTATTCAACAAGAAAATATATAAACCTTTACATACAATGA
- the wecB gene encoding UDP-N-acetylglucosamine 2-epimerase (non-hydrolyzing), with protein MKKIKVMTVVGTRPEIIRLSAVIQKLNNSPIIEHILVHTGQNYDYELNEVFFKDFSLKKPDYFLNAATGTSIETIGNILIKIDSILQEMRPDAFLILGDTNSCLSALAAKRYHIPIFHMEAGNRCFDQRVPEETNRKIVDHISDINLTYSSIAREYLLKEGFPADRIIKTGSPMYEVIMNKKDEIDKSDILSRLGLEKGNYFLVSAHREENINSDNFYHLIETLNTIAEEYRCPVIFSTHPRTRKMIDAKKIVFHPLIRNLKPLGFFDYNKLQIESKVVLSDSGTISEESSILKFKALNIREAHERPEAMEEAVVMMVGLKKERVLNGLRLLETQNDNFLIDVEDYCKPNVSDKILRIIVSYIDYINAKVWGM; from the coding sequence TTGAAAAAAATTAAAGTTATGACTGTTGTCGGTACACGTCCTGAGATTATAAGACTTTCTGCAGTTATTCAAAAACTGAATAACTCACCGATTATTGAACATATTTTAGTGCATACTGGGCAAAACTATGATTATGAACTTAACGAAGTTTTCTTCAAAGATTTCAGTTTGAAGAAACCAGATTATTTCCTTAATGCAGCAACAGGTACATCAATAGAGACTATTGGAAATATACTAATTAAGATTGACTCAATTCTACAAGAAATGAGACCTGATGCATTTTTGATATTGGGTGATACCAATAGTTGTTTATCTGCATTAGCTGCAAAACGTTATCATATTCCTATTTTTCATATGGAAGCTGGTAATAGATGTTTTGATCAAAGGGTTCCTGAAGAAACAAACAGAAAAATTGTGGATCATATATCTGATATTAACCTTACATATAGTTCCATTGCACGGGAGTACCTTTTAAAAGAAGGGTTTCCAGCAGATAGGATTATCAAAACAGGTAGCCCAATGTACGAAGTTATAATGAATAAAAAGGATGAAATTGACAAATCTGATATTTTATCAAGACTAGGTTTGGAAAAAGGAAATTATTTTTTAGTATCAGCACATAGGGAGGAAAATATAAACTCTGATAATTTTTATCATTTAATTGAGACATTAAATACAATTGCTGAAGAATATCGATGTCCAGTAATTTTTTCTACACATCCACGTACTCGTAAGATGATTGATGCAAAGAAAATCGTTTTTCATCCATTAATTAGAAATCTAAAACCACTTGGATTCTTTGATTATAACAAACTCCAAATTGAATCAAAAGTAGTGTTAAGTGATTCTGGGACTATTAGTGAAGAATCATCAATTCTAAAATTTAAGGCATTAAATATAAGAGAGGCACATGAAAGACCTGAAGCTATGGAAGAAGCGGTAGTTATGATGGTTGGGTTAAAAAAAGAAAGAGTACTAAATGGTTTAAGATTGCTTGAAACACAAAATGATAATTTTTTAATAGATGTTGAGGATTACTGCAAACCAAATGTTTCAGATAAAATTCTGAGAATTATTGTAAGTTATATAGATTATATTAATGCTAAAGTGTGGGGAATGTGA
- a CDS encoding capsular polysaccharide biosynthesis protein CapF: MKILVTGAKGFIGKNLIAELKNQGYKEIYEYDLNSSLQDLDKYTKDCDYIFHLAGVNRPKEQKEFLEGNFGFTSVLLDLLKKNQNRCPITLSSSIQATLDNPYGISKKAGEDLLIAYSIENDVKVLVYRFPNVFGKWCKPNYNSVIATFSYNIANNLPIQINDQNVVMNLIYIDDLVKELLRALNSKENMNDYFCYVEPVYSVSIKEIVDLLYKFKSSRENLSIPNTEDEFIKKLYSTYLSYLPRDKFIYDLKMNFDIRGSFTEFIKTSDRGQVSINISKPSITKGNHWHNTKNEKFLVVSGKGIIRFRKVDESDIIEYCVSGDKLQVVDVPPGYTHNIENIGSEDLIIVIWVNEKFNPEYPDTFYMEV, from the coding sequence ATGAAAATACTCGTTACAGGAGCAAAAGGGTTTATAGGTAAAAATTTGATTGCTGAACTTAAAAATCAAGGTTACAAAGAAATCTACGAATATGACCTGAATTCCTCTTTGCAAGATTTAGATAAATATACTAAAGACTGTGATTATATATTTCATTTAGCTGGGGTGAATCGTCCTAAGGAACAAAAAGAGTTTCTCGAAGGCAACTTTGGCTTTACTTCTGTTTTATTGGACTTATTAAAAAAGAATCAAAACAGATGTCCAATTACGTTATCTTCATCAATTCAAGCAACTCTAGATAATCCCTATGGGATAAGTAAAAAAGCAGGGGAAGATTTGCTTATAGCCTATAGTATAGAAAATGACGTAAAAGTTTTAGTATATCGTTTTCCTAATGTTTTTGGAAAATGGTGTAAACCGAATTACAACAGTGTAATCGCCACTTTCTCGTATAATATTGCTAATAATTTACCAATTCAAATTAACGATCAAAATGTTGTTATGAATTTAATTTATATAGATGATCTTGTCAAAGAGTTATTGCGTGCGTTAAACAGCAAAGAGAACATGAACGATTATTTCTGTTATGTAGAACCAGTTTATAGTGTTAGTATAAAGGAAATCGTTGATTTGTTGTATAAGTTTAAGTCAAGTCGTGAAAACCTTTCTATACCTAACACAGAAGATGAATTCATCAAAAAATTATACTCTACCTATTTGAGTTATTTGCCAAGAGATAAGTTTATTTATGACTTAAAAATGAATTTTGATATTAGAGGATCTTTTACAGAATTCATAAAAACATCTGATAGAGGACAAGTTTCAATTAACATTTCAAAGCCAAGTATTACTAAAGGAAATCATTGGCATAACACAAAGAATGAGAAATTCTTAGTTGTGAGTGGTAAAGGAATAATTCGTTTTCGTAAAGTAGATGAAAGCGACATTATTGAATATTGTGTCAGTGGTGATAAGTTGCAAGTGGTTGATGTCCCACCAGGTTATACACATAATATAGAAAATATTGGTAGTGAAGATTTGATAATTGTTATTTGGGTTAACGAAAAATTTAACCCTGAATACCCTGATACTTTTTATATGGAGGTATGA
- a CDS encoding polysaccharide biosynthesis protein, with protein MFENKVLLITGGTGSFGNAVVKRFLDSDIKEIRILSRDEKKQEDMRKHYNSDKLKFYLGDVRDYNSIEGAFIGVDYMFHAAALKQVPSCEFYPIEAVKTNVIGSDNVITACIKNGVKKAIFLSTDKAAYPINAMGMSKALMEKNVIARSRQLLENNTILCLTRYGNVMASRGSVIPLFLDQIDAEKPITITNPEMTRFMMTLEDAVDLVLYAFEHGQQGDLFVQKAPAATIEVLAKAILDLKKCKNQPAYIGTRHGEKLYEVLVTQEEMIKSIDLGDFFKIPADNRNLNYDKFIDKGSSAIVSIDSYHSHNTSRLDLDGMKQLLLRLDLFK; from the coding sequence ATGTTCGAAAATAAAGTATTGTTGATTACTGGTGGTACAGGATCATTTGGAAATGCAGTAGTTAAACGTTTTCTTGATTCTGATATAAAAGAAATTCGTATACTATCTCGAGACGAAAAAAAGCAAGAAGATATGAGAAAGCACTATAATAGCGACAAACTAAAATTCTATTTGGGTGATGTTAGGGACTATAACTCGATAGAAGGCGCATTTATCGGAGTCGACTATATGTTTCATGCGGCTGCATTAAAACAAGTCCCTTCTTGTGAATTTTATCCAATTGAAGCAGTAAAAACAAACGTTATTGGTAGTGATAATGTGATAACAGCTTGCATAAAAAATGGCGTCAAAAAAGCTATCTTCCTATCAACTGATAAAGCTGCTTATCCCATTAATGCCATGGGCATGAGCAAAGCTTTAATGGAAAAGAATGTTATAGCGAGATCTAGACAATTACTTGAGAATAACACCATTTTATGTTTAACAAGGTATGGTAATGTTATGGCATCAAGAGGATCAGTCATACCCCTATTTCTAGATCAAATAGATGCAGAAAAACCTATTACGATAACTAATCCTGAAATGACAAGATTTATGATGACATTAGAAGATGCTGTTGACTTAGTACTTTATGCATTTGAACATGGACAGCAAGGTGACTTATTTGTTCAAAAAGCACCTGCAGCAACAATTGAAGTTCTTGCTAAGGCAATACTAGATTTGAAAAAATGTAAAAATCAACCTGCATACATTGGCACTAGACATGGAGAAAAACTTTATGAGGTTTTAGTTACTCAAGAAGAAATGATTAAATCAATAGATTTAGGTGATTTTTTTAAGATTCCCGCAGATAACAGAAATCTAAACTATGACAAGTTTATTGATAAGGGCAGTAGTGCTATTGTTTCAATCGACTCATATCACTCACACAATACATCTAGATTGGATCTTGATGGTATGAAACAATTACTACTTAGACTAGATTTGTTCAAATAG
- a CDS encoding glycosyltransferase family 4 protein gives MKILVISQYYFPEQFRITDICESLVIRGHDVTVITAQPNYPEGILFKGYNNEFKSEIINKVTVLRTKIYPRGKNSISLFLNYISFPIHAKRYIRKLPSNFDIVFINQLSPVISAIPGLNYSKRNNVPSVLYCLDLWPESLVSGNIKRNSIIYRLFDKISRKIYNECDLIAVTSKSFVDKFLQIGSKKIVYLPQYAEEIFSGIQSKSKKIDDVFNFVFAGNIGEMQSVETVILAANELKLYKNIVFHILGTGSRFATIEKLVKTLNLSKVILYGRKPVEEMPYFYGIADAMLVTLKNDSQISMTLPGKVQSYMAAGKPIIAAANGEIKTIIEDSNSGIVVPAEDYIKLSSAILTFTVENNYNILSVNSNDYYVSHFHKQKFMINLEKILKETRNVRK, from the coding sequence ATGAAAATACTTGTTATATCGCAATATTATTTCCCAGAACAGTTTAGAATAACTGACATTTGTGAATCATTAGTAATAAGAGGACATGATGTTACAGTAATCACAGCACAACCAAATTATCCAGAAGGTATATTATTTAAAGGTTACAATAATGAGTTTAAATCTGAAATTATAAATAAAGTTACCGTTTTAAGAACTAAGATTTATCCTAGAGGAAAGAATTCTATAAGTTTATTTTTAAACTATATTAGTTTCCCTATTCATGCAAAAAGATATATCAGAAAACTACCTTCAAACTTTGATATTGTATTTATTAATCAACTTTCTCCTGTCATCTCAGCTATTCCGGGTTTAAATTATTCAAAACGGAATAATGTTCCTAGTGTTCTCTATTGTTTGGATTTATGGCCTGAAAGTTTAGTCTCAGGGAATATTAAGCGCAATTCAATTATTTATAGATTATTTGATAAAATATCTAGAAAGATATATAACGAGTGCGACCTAATTGCAGTTACATCAAAATCCTTTGTTGATAAATTTCTCCAAATAGGTTCAAAAAAAATAGTTTATTTACCTCAATATGCTGAAGAGATTTTTTCTGGAATTCAGAGCAAATCTAAAAAAATTGATGATGTTTTTAATTTTGTCTTTGCAGGGAATATTGGAGAAATGCAATCTGTGGAAACTGTTATTCTTGCTGCTAATGAACTGAAGTTATATAAAAACATAGTGTTTCATATTTTAGGAACTGGTTCGAGGTTTGCAACAATAGAAAAATTAGTTAAAACTTTAAATCTATCAAAAGTTATTTTGTATGGTAGAAAACCAGTTGAAGAGATGCCATATTTTTATGGAATCGCTGATGCAATGTTAGTCACTCTGAAAAATGATTCACAAATATCTATGACACTTCCTGGTAAGGTACAGTCATATATGGCTGCTGGTAAACCAATTATAGCGGCAGCAAATGGAGAAATAAAAACTATAATTGAAGATTCCAATTCTGGTATTGTAGTTCCAGCAGAGGATTATATTAAACTGAGTTCTGCAATCCTTACATTTACTGTTGAAAACAATTATAATATACTTTCAGTGAATTCAAATGATTACTATGTTAGTCATTTTCACAAACAAAAATTCATGATTAACCTTGAGAAAATATTAAAGGAGACTAGAAATGTTCGAAAATAA
- a CDS encoding sugar transferase, whose amino-acid sequence MYLLFKRFYDFVLSFIGLIVLSPLFLILIILIKLDSKGPILFRQKRIGRHKKHFYILKFRTMRIDTPKDTPTHMLENPEKWITKVGKFLRKTSLDELPQIINIIKGDMSIIGPRPALWNQYDLIEERDKFDVHKLYPGLTGYAQIHGRDELPISEKAKLDGYYVKHISLWIDIKIFFGTIISIVKSEGVVEGGTGVLENRNEEVQVKELEK is encoded by the coding sequence ATCTATTTATTATTCAAAAGATTTTATGATTTTGTATTATCATTTATTGGCTTAATAGTCCTGTCTCCTTTGTTTCTTATATTAATAATCCTTATAAAACTTGACTCAAAAGGACCAATACTATTTAGACAGAAAAGAATTGGTAGACATAAAAAACACTTTTATATCTTGAAATTTAGAACCATGAGAATCGACACTCCTAAAGATACTCCAACACATATGCTAGAAAACCCTGAAAAGTGGATTACAAAAGTCGGTAAATTCTTAAGAAAAACAAGTCTGGATGAGTTACCTCAAATTATCAATATAATAAAAGGTGATATGTCAATTATTGGTCCAAGACCAGCTTTGTGGAATCAATACGATCTTATAGAAGAAAGAGATAAATTTGATGTACATAAGTTATATCCTGGTTTAACAGGGTATGCACAAATACATGGAAGAGATGAATTGCCAATTTCAGAAAAAGCAAAACTAGATGGATATTACGTTAAGCATATTAGTTTGTGGATAGATATTAAGATATTCTTTGGTACTATAATCAGCATCGTTAAATCAGAAGGTGTTGTTGAGGGTGGAACCGGAGTTTTAGAAAATAGAAATGAAGAAGTACAGGTGAAGGAATTAGAAAAATGA